The following proteins are co-located in the Rattus norvegicus strain BN/NHsdMcwi chromosome 19, GRCr8, whole genome shotgun sequence genome:
- the Chtf8 gene encoding chromosome transmission fidelity protein 8 homolog, translating to MVQIVISSTGAEGLAEWVLMELQGEIEARYSTGLAGNLLGDLHYTTEGIPVLIVGHHILYGKIIHLEKPFAVLVKHTPGKQDCDELGRETGTQYLVTALIKNKILFKTRPKPIITNVPKKV from the exons ATGGTGCAAATTGTTATTTCCAG TACGGGGGCTGAAGGCCTGGCAGAATGGGTGCTGATGGAGCTACAGGGGGAGATCGAGGCTCGCTACAGCACCGGATTAGCTGGAAACCTCCTGGGAGACCTACATTACACCACTGAG GGAATCCCTGTGCTGATCGTGGGGCATCATATCCTGTATGGGAAAATCATCCACCTGGAGAAACCTTTTGCAGTCCTTGTCAAACACACTCCTGGGAAGCAGGACTGTGATGAGCTTGGTCGAGAGACTGGCACCCAGTACTTGGTGACAGCACTCATCAAAAACAAGATCCTTTTCAAAACTCGCCCCAAGCCTATTATCACCAACGTCCCCAAGAAAGTATGA
- the Derpc gene encoding decreased expression in renal and prostate cancer protein, with translation MKEPRIFPRERPTPWTRAPLPPRGRLDGGPGVNAGHPMGVNTDPFLMAAGSLGGNLAPFARNPAPFPTPSGSLASNPAHFPAGARDPSMTSFPRGMNPTGTGAASFPRPGGLLGPGPGPGLNPRTGALPGSGPMSNPRLGGLPGPGPMANPRAGGLLGASPDPRSGGPMGPGCGPNMRAGVLSSGTGPPNPRPMGLGPGPSPNLRSSFLGTNPAPRPGMFPGPGLGPNPRACGLGPGLGPNPRAGGLGPGPNLDNRAGGLLGTGSGLNLRMAGPQGLDLAPILRAAGLLGTNSVSFSQASGNMGTNPPTMTRVPGPIGPNTGPSSRGIGLSGPNPSAMSRAPGPMGPNSAHFSRPGGPMGVNAGVFPRGTGSGGLNPAAFSQSSGTLSSNPGTFQRSAGLQGSNQAVFPRASGPLGPNPANFPRATGLQGPSPAAFPRSAGPLGPGQVAFPRSAAGHLGSSPAGPVGINPAPFARPTGTLGLNPASFPRMNGPVGKTLVPFPRVGSLPGSNPAAFPRPGGPMAAMYPNGMLPP, from the coding sequence ATGAAAGAACCCCGGATTTTCCCTAGAGAGCGGCCAACCCCCTGGACTCGTGCTCCATTGCCACCTCGAGGACGGCTGGACGGAGGGCCTGGTGTGAACGCAGGCCACCCGATGGGTGTGAACACAGATCCTTTCCTTATGGCAGCAGGCTCTCTTGGTGGGAACCTGGCTCCCTTTGCAAGGAATCCAGCTCCTTTTCCAACTCCATCAGGCTCATTGGCGTCAAACCCAGCACACTTCCCTGCTGGTGCTCGTGACCCAAGCATGACTTCTTTTCCAAGAGGGATGAATCCCACTGGTACAGGTGCAGCTTCTTTCCCAAGGCCAGGAGGCCTTTTGGGACCAGGACCAGGACCAGGTTTAAACCCTAGAACAGGAGCTCTTCCAGGCTCAGGACCTATGTCTAATCCCAGATTAGGAGGGCTTCCTGGTCCTGGTCCTATGGCCAACCCAAGGGCAGGTGGGCTCCTGGGAGCAAGTCCTGACCCTAGAAGTGGTGGCCCCATGGGCCCTGGATGTGGACCCAACATGAGGGCAGGTGTTTTGTCCTCTGGGACTGGTCCTCCCAATCCTAGGCCAATGGGCCTGGGTCCTGGACCAAGTCCAAATCTGAGATCAAGCTTTTTAGGTACAAACCCGGCCCCTAGGCCTGGTATGTTTCCAGGCCCAGGCCTGGGGCCCAACCCACGAGCATGTGGCTTAGGACCGGGTCTTGGGCCCAACCCAAGAGCTGGGGGCCTAGGCCCAGGCCCAAATCTGGACAACAGAGCAGGTGGCCTCTTGGGTACAGGATCTGGTCTTAACTTAAGAATGGCTGGACCTCAAGGCTTAGATCTTGCCCCCATTCTAAGGGCAGCAGGTCTTTTAGGGACAAATTCAGTTTCTTTTTCGCAGGCTTCTGGAAACATGGGCACAAACCCACCCACCATGACAAGAGTACCTGGCCCCATAGGCCCAAACACAGGTCCTAGCTCTCGAGGAATTGGCCTTTCAGGGCCAAATCCCTCTGCCATGTCAAGGGCTCCTGGCCCCATGGGTCCTAATTCAGCTCATTTCTCAAGACCAGGTGGTCCCATGGGGGTAAATGCTGGAGTCTTTCcaagggggacaggatcaggaGGGCTGAACCCAGCTGCCTTCTCTCAGTCTTCTGGCACATTGTCCTCAAATCCAGGTACCTTTCAGAGGTCTGCTGGCCTCCAGGGCTCAAATCAAGCAGTTTTCCCAAGAGCCTCTGGGCCACTAGGCCCCAACCCAGCTAACTTTCCAAGAGCCACTGGCCTGCAGGGTCCAAGTCCAGCCGCCTTCCCAAGGTCTGCTGGTCCGTTAGGCCCGGGTCAAGTTGCTTTCCCCAGGTCAGCTGCCGGGCACCTGGGCTCTTCTCCAGCAGGCCCTGTGGGTATCAACCCAGCTCCTTTCGCAAGACCAACAGGGACCCTGGGCCTTAACCCAGCCTCCTTTCCAAGGATGAATGGCCCTGTAGGCAAGACTTTGGTCCCATTTCCTAGGGTGGGCAGCCTCCCTGGCTCAAATCCAGCTGCTTTCCCCAGACCAGGGGGTCCAATGGCTGCAATGTACCCAAATGGAATGTTACCCCCTTAA
- the Has3 gene encoding hyaluronan synthase 3 isoform X1 has product MPVQLTTALRVVGTSLFALVVLGGILAAYVTGYQFIHTEKHYLSFGLYGAILGLHLLIQSLFAFLEHRRMRRAGRPLKLHCSQRRRSVALCIAAYQEDPEYLRKCLRSAQRIAFPNLKVVMVVDGNRQEDAYMLDIFHEVLGGTEQAGFFVWRSNFHEAGEGETEASLQEGMERVRAVVWASTFSCIMQKWGGKREVMYTAFKALGNSVDYIQVCDSDTVLDPACTIEMLRVLEEDPQVGGVGGDVQILNKYDSWISFLSSVRYWMAFNVERACQSYFGCVQCISGPLGMYRNSLLQQFLEDWYHQKFLGSKCSFGDDRHLTNRVLSLGYRTKYTARSKCLTETPTKYLRWLNQQTRWSKSYFREWLYNSLWFHKHHLWMTYESVVTGFFPFFLIATVIQLFYRGRIWNILLFLLTVQLVGIIKATYACFLRGNAEMIFMSLYSLLYMSSLLPAKIFAIATINKSGWGTSGRKTIVVNFIGLIPVSIWVAVLLGGLAYTAYCQDLFSETELAFLVSGAILYGCYWVALLMLYLAIIARRCGKKPEQYSLAFAEV; this is encoded by the exons ATGCCGGTGCAGCTGACTACAGCCCTTCGTGTGGTGGGCACCAGTCTGTTTGCCCTGGTAGTGCTGGGGGGCATCCTGGCAGCCTATGTCACAGGCTACCAGTTTATCCACACGGAAAAGCACTATCTGTCCTTCGGCCTCTACGGTGCCATCCTGGGTCTGCATCTGCTCATCCAGAGCCTGTTTGCCTTCCTGGAGCACCGTCGCATGCGCAGGGCAGGGCGCCCACTGAAGCTGCACTGCTCTCAGAGACGGCGTTCGGTGGCACTCTGCATCGCTGCCTACCAAGAGGACCCTGAGTACTTGCGCAAGTGCCTTCGCTCAGCTCAGCGCATTGCCTTCCCAAACCTCAAGGTGGTCATGGTAGTGGATGGCAATCGCCAGGAAGATGCCTACATGCTGGACATCTTCCATGAGGTCCTGGGTGGCACTGAGCAAGCTGGCTTCTTTGTGTGGCGTAGCAATTTCCATGAGGCGGGtgaaggagagacagaggccaGCTTGCAGGAAGGCATGGAGCGTGTTCGAGCTGTGGTGTGGGCCAGCACCTTCTCATGCATCATGCAGAAGTGGGGGGGCAAGCGTGAAGTCATGTACACAGCTTTCAAGGCCCTTGGCAACTCAGTGGACTACATCCAG GTGTGTGACTCTGACACTGTGCTGGACCCAGCCTGCACCATTGAGATGCTTCGGGTCTTGGAGGAAGATCCCCAAGTAGGAGGTGTTGGAGGAGATGTCCAA ATCCTCAACAAATACGATTCATGGATCTCCTTCCTGAGCAGCGTGAGGTACTGGATGGCCTTCAACGTGGAGCGGGCCTGCCAGTCCTACTTTGGCTGTGTGCAGTGTATTAGTGGGCCTCTGGGCATGTACCGCAACAGCCTCCTTCAGCAGTTCCTGGAGGACTGGTACCATCAGAAGTTCCTAGGCAGCAAGTGCAGCTTTGGGGATGATCGGCACCTTACCAACCGAGTCCTGAGTCTTGGCTACCGGACTAAGTATACAGCACGCTCCAAGTGCCTCACAGAGACCCCCACTAAGTATCTCCGATGGCTCAACCAGCAGACCCGCTGGAGCAAGTCTTACTTTCGGGAGTGGCTCTACAACTCTCTGTGGTTCCATAAGCACCACCTGTGGATGACCTATGAGTCAGTGGTCACaggcttcttccccttcttcctcatcGCCACAGTCATACAACTTTTCTACCGTGGCCGCATCTGGAacattctcctcttcctactAACGGTGCAGCTGGTGGGCATTATCAAGGCTACCTATGCCTGCTTCCTCCGAGGCAATGCAGAGATGATCTTCATGTCCCTCTACTCCCTTCTCTATATGTCCAGCCTGCTGCCAGCCAAGATCTTTGCTATTGCTACCATCAACAAGTCTGGCTGGGGCACTTCTGGCAGGAAAACCATTGTAGTGAACTTCATTGGCCTAATCCCTGTGTCCATCTGGGTGGCAGTTCTTCTAGGGGGGTTAGCCTACACAGCTTATTGTCAGGACCTGTTCAGTGAGACTGAGCTAGCCTTCCTGGTCTCTGGGGCCATCTTGTATGGCTGCTACTGGGTGGCCCTCCTCATGCTGTATTTGGCCATTATTGCCCGGAGGTGTGGGAAAAAGCCAGAACAGTATAGCCTGGCTTTTGCTGAGGTGTGA